Proteins from a genomic interval of Panthera uncia isolate 11264 chromosome C1 unlocalized genomic scaffold, Puncia_PCG_1.0 HiC_scaffold_4, whole genome shotgun sequence:
- the ANGPTL7 gene encoding angiopoietin-related protein 7, with translation MLKKTLSAMAWLCIFITAFVSHPAWPQKPPKRKTPAQLKAAACCEEAKELRAQIANLSSLLSELSEKQERDWVSVVMQVMELESSTKRMESRLTDAESKYSEMNNQIDIMQLQAAQTVTQTSADAIYDCSSLYQKNYRISGVYKLPPDDFLGSPELEVFCDMETSGGGWTTIQRRKSGLVSFFRDWKQYKQGFGSIRGDFWLGNEHIHRLSRRPTRLRVEMEDWEGNLRHAEYSRFALGNELNSYRLFLGNYSGDVGNDALLYHNNTAFSTKDKDNDNCLDKCAQLRKGGYWYNCCTDSNLNGVYYRLGEHNKHLDGITWYGWHGSSYSLRRVEMKIRPEDFQP, from the exons ATGCTGAAAAAGACTCTCTCAGCTATGGCCTGGCTCTGCATTTTCATCACGGCCTTTGTCAGCCACCCAGCGTGGCCACAGAAGCCCCCGAAGCGCAAGACACCTGCGCAGCTCAAGGCGGCCGCCTGCTGTGAGGAGGCGAAGGAGCTCAGGGCCCAGATTGCCAATCTGAGCAGTCTGCTGAGCGAACTGAGcgagaagcaggagagggactgGGTCAGCGTGGTCATGCAGGTGATGGAGCTGGAGAGCAGCACCAAGCGCATGGAGTCACGGCTCACAGACGCGGAGAGCAAGTACTCGGAAATGAACAACCAGATCGACATTATGCAGCTACAGGCAGCACAGACTGTCACCCAGACCTCGGCAG ACGCCATCTATGACTGCTCGTCCCTCTACCAGAAGAACTATCGCATCTCTGGGGTGTACAAGCTTCCTCCCGATGACTTTCTGGGCAGCCCTGAGCTGGAG GTGTTCTGTGACATGGAGACGTCAGGCGGCGGCTGGACCACCATCCAGAGACGAAAGAGTGGCCTCGTCTCCTTCTTCCGGGACTGGAAGCAGTACAAGCAGGGCTTTGGCAGCATCCGTGGGGACTTCTGGCTGGGCAACGAACACATCCACCGGCTCTCCAGACGGCCAACCCGGCTGCGTGTGGAGATGGAG GACTGGGAGGGCAACCTGCGCCACGCCGAGTACAGCCGCTTCGCTCTGGGCAACGAACTGAACAGCTACCGCCTCTTCCTGGGGAACTACAGCGGCGACGTGGGGAACGACGCCCTCCTCTACCACAACAACACGGCCTTCAGCACCAAGGACAAGGACAACGACAACTGCCTGGACAAGTGCGCCCAGCTCCGCAAAG GCGGCTACTGGTACAACTGCTGCACAGACTCCAACCTCAACGGGGTCTACTACCGCCTCGGGGAGCACAACAAGCACCTGGACGGCATCACGTGGTACGGCTGGCACGGCTCGAGCTACTCCCTCAGGCGCGTGGAGATGAAAATCCGCCCGGAAGACTTCCAGCCCTGA